Proteins from a genomic interval of Ensifer canadensis:
- a CDS encoding M14 family metallopeptidase, translated as MTTIFEGTFERTLDIMLATYGKEAARGTRLEAWLFDDRESRKAAEQKLGAFGIEAKLRSAYKPLLHFFLEEVDRKALKRVDIRYPQPENCPANRFLLEAYPLAALVGDAEIVFVGGSDTALTYDVALTFADGCTEAHTVFAPNRQHTDFIGETLLSPTGWVRLDDSSSKRRECHLETDYERLFAGAMCAIAEHGWGDSEPYFDELNIRATLPINDLQLPVGEEVVSLREAMHEDFYFSLLEVFQKKSGRPLGDRGLKPGQIVPEIVFADGKPTVRVETRPLATTDADGEIQPLDTAQAPLAVAQIHAELEKIEGQPFQAHSRAGRPVKARYHKGTDAAVMISGGQHPNETTGIVGALRAAQTLATLPGTHFTISPLENPDGYAVHQRLRVDNPLHMHHAARYTALGDDLEYRAGTALNERAIRNDAEALSGAELHINLHGYPSHEWTRPLSGYVPRGFAMWTLPKGFFLIMRHHADWEARAEQLIEAVTARLATVPGLLAYNDQQIALYETHAGETGFRIINGFPCMISVDDRHKAPLTLITEFPDETIYGDAFVSGHDAQRETVLAAYEAFQSMMAVA; from the coding sequence ATGACCACAATTTTCGAAGGGACGTTCGAGCGCACGCTCGACATCATGCTCGCTACCTATGGCAAGGAGGCTGCACGCGGCACCCGGCTGGAGGCATGGCTCTTCGATGATCGCGAAAGCCGCAAGGCGGCCGAGCAGAAGCTTGGTGCCTTCGGCATCGAGGCAAAGCTCAGGAGCGCCTACAAGCCGCTCTTGCACTTCTTTCTCGAGGAGGTCGACCGCAAGGCACTGAAGCGCGTCGATATCCGCTATCCGCAGCCCGAAAACTGCCCGGCGAACCGCTTCCTGCTCGAAGCCTATCCGCTGGCAGCGCTCGTCGGCGACGCCGAGATCGTCTTTGTCGGCGGCAGCGATACGGCACTAACCTACGACGTCGCGCTGACCTTTGCCGACGGATGCACGGAAGCCCATACGGTGTTTGCGCCCAACCGCCAGCACACCGACTTCATCGGCGAAACACTCCTGTCTCCGACCGGCTGGGTCCGTCTCGACGACAGCAGCAGCAAGCGGCGGGAATGCCACCTCGAAACTGACTATGAGCGGCTGTTTGCAGGCGCCATGTGTGCAATCGCCGAGCACGGCTGGGGCGACAGCGAACCCTATTTCGACGAACTCAACATCCGTGCGACGTTGCCGATCAACGATCTGCAGCTGCCGGTCGGTGAAGAGGTCGTCAGCCTGCGCGAAGCGATGCATGAGGACTTCTATTTCTCGCTGCTCGAAGTCTTCCAGAAGAAGTCGGGCCGTCCGTTGGGCGACCGTGGCCTGAAACCCGGCCAGATCGTCCCCGAAATCGTCTTTGCCGATGGCAAACCCACGGTTCGCGTCGAAACCCGACCGCTCGCGACGACGGACGCCGACGGCGAAATCCAACCTCTCGACACGGCTCAGGCACCGCTCGCGGTTGCGCAGATCCATGCCGAACTGGAAAAGATCGAAGGCCAACCCTTCCAGGCGCATTCGCGGGCGGGACGCCCGGTCAAGGCGCGCTATCACAAGGGCACCGATGCTGCCGTGATGATCAGCGGCGGCCAGCACCCCAACGAGACCACCGGCATCGTCGGCGCATTGCGCGCGGCTCAGACGCTGGCCACGCTCCCCGGCACGCACTTCACGATATCTCCGCTCGAAAACCCCGACGGTTATGCCGTTCACCAGCGGTTGCGTGTCGATAACCCGCTGCACATGCATCACGCCGCCCGCTACACTGCACTTGGCGACGATCTTGAATATCGCGCCGGCACTGCCCTCAACGAGCGGGCGATCCGCAACGACGCCGAAGCCCTGTCGGGCGCCGAGCTTCATATCAACCTGCACGGCTACCCCTCGCACGAATGGACACGGCCGCTGTCCGGCTATGTGCCGCGCGGCTTTGCCATGTGGACGCTGCCGAAGGGCTTCTTCCTGATCATGCGCCACCACGCCGATTGGGAAGCGCGTGCCGAACAGCTGATCGAAGCGGTGACGGCTCGACTCGCCACTGTGCCCGGTCTTCTCGCCTACAATGATCAGCAGATCGCGCTTTACGAAACCCATGCGGGTGAGACCGGCTTCCGCATCATCAACGGCTTCCCCTGCATGATCTCCGTCGACGATCGCCACAAGGCGCCGCTGACGCTGATCACGGAATTTCCCGACGAAACCATCTATGGCGACGCCTTCGTTTCCGGCCATGACGCGCAACGGGAGACGGTTCTGGCCGCCTACGAGGCGTTCCAGTCGATGATGGCAGTCGCCTAG
- a CDS encoding ABC transporter permease has translation MTTKAANTRFARFRNLEFILGALLAGGMCLAVLLSGVLFPGGADKIDLMARLTPAFVNWAHPLGTDPLGRDVLARVVAGGKISLLVGFTSVAGAVVIGVVMGLVSGYYRGFWDMVVMRFADVQLALPFILLAITFIAIVGGGLTNTIVLLIISQWVQYARLVRGSVLSLREREFIQSARAIGVRDVKILFQHLLPNLIGPVIVLMTLNVANNILLESSLTFLGLGVDPLIPSWGGMLADGRTYLQNAWWVSVFPGLAILLTVLGLNLLGDWLRDSLDPTGRTSR, from the coding sequence ATGACCACCAAGGCCGCAAACACCCGCTTTGCCCGTTTCCGCAACCTCGAATTCATCCTCGGCGCGCTGCTTGCCGGCGGCATGTGCCTAGCTGTTCTCTTGTCAGGCGTGCTCTTTCCGGGCGGCGCCGACAAGATCGACCTGATGGCGCGACTGACACCGGCCTTCGTCAACTGGGCGCACCCGCTCGGTACCGACCCGCTCGGCCGTGACGTGCTTGCGCGCGTCGTTGCCGGCGGCAAGATTTCCCTGCTCGTCGGCTTCACCTCGGTAGCCGGTGCCGTCGTAATCGGCGTGGTGATGGGCCTCGTCTCCGGCTACTATCGCGGCTTCTGGGACATGGTCGTCATGCGATTTGCCGACGTGCAGCTGGCGCTGCCCTTCATCCTGCTCGCCATCACCTTCATCGCCATCGTCGGCGGCGGGCTGACCAACACGATCGTGCTACTGATCATCTCGCAATGGGTGCAATATGCCCGTCTCGTGCGCGGCTCGGTGCTGTCGCTGCGCGAACGGGAGTTCATCCAGTCGGCCCGCGCCATCGGCGTTCGCGATGTGAAGATCCTGTTCCAGCATCTGCTGCCGAACCTGATCGGGCCGGTCATCGTGTTGATGACGCTCAACGTTGCCAACAACATCCTGCTCGAAAGCAGCCTGACCTTCCTCGGCCTCGGCGTCGACCCGCTGATCCCGAGCTGGGGCGGCATGCTCGCCGACGGCCGCACCTACCTGCAGAACGCCTGGTGGGTCAGCGTCTTCCCGGGGCTTGCAATCCTTCTTACCGTCCTTGGCCTCAACCTTCTCGGCGACTGGCTGCGCGACAGTCTCGACCCAACAGGCAGAACTTCACGATGA
- a CDS encoding ABC transporter permease codes for MAGFLIKRVLQAVFVVFVVTLIVSFAIRLTGDPALMLAQGAGSVTEEDLSRIREALGLNQPFMTQYFAFIKGLFTLDFGRSFMGGTPVSQLIAAALPATMMLAFASLIVSIIISIPLGIKAAVARGKWADQAIRILSLVGLSFPNFWLAIMLVLLFSITLKWLPPSGMDGFASFIMPAVTMGIILTATNVRLVRTAMLETLQSQYIMVARAKGLSESKVLYKHALRNCAIPLITYFGLQFGGLLGGIVVVERVFNWPGMGTLAFDAVGARDYPVLQAVITVLSLMIVGVNLIVDIAYGLVDPRIRTE; via the coding sequence TTGGCCGGATTTTTGATCAAACGTGTTCTGCAGGCGGTGTTCGTTGTTTTCGTCGTAACGCTCATCGTCTCCTTTGCCATCCGCCTGACGGGCGACCCGGCACTGATGCTCGCCCAAGGTGCGGGTAGCGTCACCGAGGAAGACCTCTCGCGCATCCGCGAGGCGCTCGGCCTCAACCAACCCTTCATGACGCAGTATTTTGCCTTCATCAAAGGCCTGTTCACATTGGATTTCGGCCGCTCGTTCATGGGCGGCACACCGGTCTCGCAGCTGATTGCCGCCGCCCTGCCGGCAACGATGATGCTGGCCTTCGCGTCACTCATCGTTTCGATCATCATTTCGATCCCGCTCGGCATCAAGGCGGCTGTCGCCCGCGGCAAATGGGCTGATCAGGCGATCCGCATCCTCTCGCTCGTTGGCCTGTCCTTCCCGAACTTCTGGCTGGCGATCATGCTGGTGCTGTTGTTTTCGATCACCCTCAAATGGTTGCCGCCGAGCGGCATGGACGGGTTTGCGAGCTTCATCATGCCGGCTGTCACCATGGGCATCATCCTGACGGCAACCAATGTCCGCCTGGTGCGCACGGCGATGCTCGAAACCCTGCAGTCGCAATACATCATGGTGGCCCGCGCCAAGGGCCTCAGCGAAAGCAAGGTGCTCTACAAGCATGCGCTGCGTAACTGTGCCATCCCGCTCATCACCTATTTCGGCCTCCAGTTCGGCGGTCTTCTCGGCGGCATCGTCGTCGTGGAGCGGGTGTTCAACTGGCCGGGCATGGGCACCCTCGCCTTCGACGCCGTCGGCGCCCGCGACTATCCCGTGCTGCAGGCCGTCATCACCGTGCTCTCGCTGATGATCGTCGGCGTCAACCTCATCGTCGACATCGCCTATGGCCTCGTCGACCCGCGCATCCGGACGGAGTGA
- a CDS encoding ABC transporter substrate-binding protein, which yields MINKKGIHAAFIALALTGSFLTAAPAFAAGTLTVSSPQDPGSWDPVDTFLVNWASVSTNIFDGLTYRGPDRKLVPGLATAWEELDGGKRLRFTLREGVKFHNGEPFNAEAVKYTFDRLLGEEGSKGPQKSNYAVIERVEIVDEKTVDLHLKSPDPVLLTKLAGYGAMIVPPKYIQEKGEDYFNTHPVGTGPFKFVSYEPKVAIKLEAFADHWGGAPKLSNLDFRFIAEPATAVAELQAGRVDLVIPPTIPIGMIPTIEGDDKLELVSTPGPTVYALRFNTRDGITKDPKVRKALILGVDRDTIIQSILGGQAAPIASFQGELSFGFDPSMKPLPYDPEQAKALLKEAGVAPGASVQIDVRGNDATFNEVVQAVASYLQLVGINATIKPYETNVLLNDIIPAGKTGAMFQQAWGGWTLDYDNTAYSMYHSGEKWNPYDSDAELDKLLESQRSITDQPKREEILKQIANYAADRALEMPLYNLNAIFGVSKRVKNFTPVPDSRLRLTDVTVE from the coding sequence ATGATCAACAAAAAGGGGATCCACGCCGCCTTCATCGCGCTTGCGCTGACTGGCAGCTTTCTGACGGCCGCGCCGGCCTTTGCCGCCGGCACATTGACGGTTTCGTCGCCACAGGATCCGGGCAGCTGGGATCCGGTCGACACCTTCCTCGTCAACTGGGCATCTGTCTCCACCAACATTTTCGACGGCCTGACCTATCGCGGCCCTGACCGCAAGCTGGTTCCAGGCCTTGCAACCGCCTGGGAAGAGCTCGACGGCGGCAAGCGCCTGCGCTTCACGCTGCGCGAAGGCGTCAAGTTCCACAATGGCGAGCCTTTCAACGCCGAAGCCGTGAAATACACCTTCGATCGCCTGCTCGGCGAAGAAGGCTCCAAGGGGCCACAGAAATCCAACTATGCGGTCATCGAGCGTGTCGAGATCGTCGACGAGAAGACCGTCGATCTCCACCTGAAGTCACCGGATCCTGTTCTACTGACCAAGCTCGCCGGCTACGGCGCGATGATCGTGCCGCCGAAATACATCCAGGAAAAGGGTGAGGACTATTTCAACACCCATCCTGTCGGTACCGGCCCATTCAAATTCGTCTCCTATGAGCCGAAGGTGGCGATCAAGCTCGAAGCCTTCGCCGATCATTGGGGCGGCGCACCGAAGCTTTCCAACCTCGACTTCCGCTTCATCGCCGAGCCGGCAACCGCCGTTGCCGAATTGCAGGCCGGCCGCGTCGATCTCGTCATCCCGCCGACCATCCCGATCGGCATGATCCCGACGATCGAGGGTGACGACAAGCTCGAACTCGTCTCGACCCCCGGCCCGACCGTCTATGCGCTGCGTTTCAACACCCGCGACGGCATCACCAAGGATCCGAAGGTCCGCAAGGCGCTGATCCTCGGCGTCGACCGCGACACCATCATCCAGTCGATCCTCGGCGGCCAGGCCGCTCCGATCGCCAGCTTCCAGGGCGAACTGTCGTTCGGCTTCGACCCAAGCATGAAGCCGTTGCCATACGATCCGGAGCAGGCGAAGGCGCTGTTGAAGGAAGCGGGCGTCGCGCCGGGTGCTTCCGTCCAGATCGACGTGCGCGGCAACGACGCAACCTTCAACGAAGTTGTTCAGGCCGTCGCCAGCTACCTGCAGCTCGTCGGCATCAACGCGACGATCAAGCCTTACGAAACCAACGTTCTGTTGAACGACATCATCCCGGCCGGCAAGACGGGCGCGATGTTCCAGCAGGCCTGGGGCGGCTGGACGCTCGATTACGACAACACGGCCTACTCGATGTACCACTCGGGTGAAAAGTGGAACCCGTACGACAGCGACGCCGAACTCGACAAGCTGCTCGAATCCCAGCGCTCGATCACCGATCAGCCCAAGCGCGAGGAAATCCTCAAGCAGATCGCCAACTACGCCGCCGACCGTGCGCTGGAAATGCCGCTCTACAACCTCAACGCCATCTTCGGCGTGAGCAAGCGCGTCAAGAACTTCACGCCTGTTCCCGACAGCCGCCTGCGGCTGACGGACGTCACGGTCGAGTAA